A segment of the Candidatus Nealsonbacteria bacterium genome:
ATGGAGGACTTGAATGCCAACGACATAGAAGGCGCTATGAAAATAATTGAAGGCACTGCTAAAAATATGGGATTAGAAATTAAATAATTATATGGAAAGGCCTTGCAAGGAAAAATATTATCTTAATATTGCCAGAGAAGTAGCCCAAAGATCAACTTGTTTAAGAGTAAAAATAGGAGCGGTAATTGTTCGGGACGACCAAATTATCGCTACTGGTTATGCCGGAGCTCCTCGAAAAACCCTCGATTGTTATGAAAGAGGGTTTTGCCTTAGAAATCAGTTAAATATTCCCCATGGCCAGAGATACGAACTTTGCCGGAGTTGTCATGCCGAACAAAACGCTATTATAAATTCAGCCAGGGCAGGAGTCAGTCTTTTGGGGGGTGACATGTATCAATACGCCCAAGACAAAGAAGGAAAGGTTATTGACGGGCTCCCTTGTTTTATTTGTAAGAAAATGATTATTAACGCCGGTTTGAACAGGATGATTTGTTCGAACAAAGAAGGGGATTATAAAATTTTTAATATTAAAGATTGGGTAAAGGATTGGCAGGAAAACGATATCGTGGACGATAAGAACCAATACGGAATAGACCAAAATTAAAATTAATTAAGAAAATTTAAAGCTGTTCATTTGACAGTTTTTTTATTTTGACTAAACTTATTTAGAACATTAAAAAGGGGTTGATATGTATGGTAAAGATTGGTTTTTTAGAAGACGAACCTATAATTATTGCAGCTGTAGCAGCTAAGATATCCCAGACGCCTTTTGAGAAAGGAAGCATAGAAGATCTTTATGAAGAATGTCGGGGTAAAAAATTGGAGGAAGAAGTAAAAAGGTTGGAAAGAAACGGGGAGAAAGAAAAAGCCAAAGAATTAGAAAAAGAAATTAAGAGAAGAATAGCCAACTCTCGGGAGATGGTTAACGCCATAATTGAAAAATCCGGACACTTGATTTTCGGCGAATTTCTTCCTTATGCTGTATTTATGGAAGGTCTTTCCAGGTTTGCGGCTCTTTATTTGTGGCGCAACGTAAATGCTCAAAATTTAGTTTACGGAGCGGGACTGGAAGCTTCTTTCCGAGTTATGAGACCGAACAGATACAATACAGCTGTCAGTGAATTGGGTAAAATTGCCTTTGAGGTTTATGAGAAAGCTGTTGAACAAGGAGTTCCAGAACAAGACGCAAGATATCTTTTGCCGGAGGGAACATTAACCAGAATGATTTTTACGGCTCCGCCTCGCCATTTGTTAAAACTTGGCAACAATCTCTGCGATTCACCCTTAATTGAATTAAAAGAAATCGGATCAGAAATTAATTCAATTGTTTCAAAAGAATTCGGTTTGAAAATGCCTAAAGAAAAACCGGCTTCAGAATGGAATTTTTGGGAATATAAAAGTCATCCATTAAAAGAAGAAATTTCTTTGAATTATGGTCGAAAAGAACATTCGATTTCTTTGCAAATGAGAATAAAGGGGAGTTTAGCAATGTATGCCCAGTTGGTAAGACAAAGACAAATTCTTTGTGATATTGAATCTTTGGCCAGGATTGTCGGTAAAGGAGTTTTCGTTCTTCCGGCCAGTTTTCCAGAAAGCATTAAGAAAGAATACCAAGAAATTGCTTCTATTGCCATTGGAAAACAGATGAAATTATTGATGAATAAAGACCCTGACTTTGTTTATTTCCTTTTACTGGGACAGGAGGCTTGGGCTGATATATATGGCAGAGGATTCAGCGTTCTTGAAACCTCAAAGTCAAGGAGCGAAGGCGTTGCTCAATGGGAAATAAGAAACAAAGTAGGAATTCCCTTAACAAGAAAACTGTTGAAACATCCGTCAATAACAGGGAATAATAAAGAAATCGGGCCTCGATGTTATAGAGAAAGAAGATGTATTGAGCCGGCAACTTTTAAGACAAAGAAAAATATTTGCAAAGCTTTTTTGCGCGACCAGGGAATATGGAAAGGGAGTTTGCCAGCATTATTAGATACGCTCGAAGAGAAATATACCACTTTCAAGGCATAGAGAAAAAAACCGATAAGGGCAAATAAATGCCCTTTTTTATTTTTGAAAACCTATTTTTTTGACTCATTTTAGATTATAATAAAATAATGGCAAAAACAGACAAAAAACAAAGCATTATTCTCCAGTTTTTGATTTGGTATTTAATTGATAAACCCGGTGCAATTTTAAAAGCTTGGAGAAATTTACTCCTTTTTAATTTGAACTATTTTTCCATTCTCTTGCTTTTAAAAACTTTTTTTTCTCCTTGGCGAAAATATAAATGGCCTTATTGCCGGGGTTTTGATTTTAAAATATATTTAGAGGCTTTTTTTTCTAATGCCATCATGAGGTTCATCGGAGCATCGCTCAGGTTATTTTTAATTATCTTCGGGATTATTTTGGAATTTTTTATAATTTTAATCGGTATTTCAGCTTTAATAATCTGGTTTTTTTTACCGTTTATTTTAATCAGTTTTTTCATATTAGGTTTTGATTTTTTTATTTAAAGCATGTTCAATTTTGATTTAAAAAAAGCAAAAATTTATCAGGCAGTTAAATGGTCGGGCACTTTTGATTTGTTTAAAAAACTGAGAAAGTTGTTTTTAGTTTTAAGTTTTACTTTTATTTTATTATTTGTTTATGGATTTTTTGAGGATGTTTTTATAAAAAAAATATTGCAATTGCTTCTAGGAAGTTTTTTTATTTCCTTGCCCTTAACTGTAATTTTTTGGACAAAAGAGCTTTTTTTTGAAGAAAAACTTAAAAATCCAAAAATAAAAGATACTTTAGAAGAGGCGATAATAAGTCCTTCTGAGTTTAACTTGGCCGAATTTTTAAGTTTTGAAGCGGCAAGTGCCGTCGCTAAATCCATAAATTTCGCCAAATTAAAAAAAATTCCGGAATTAGATTCATCGATTCTGGGTTATTTTATCCTGAAAGATAATCCGAATTTAAATTTCATATTCAGCAGGCTTCTTTTGAATTTAAAAGACGTAAAGAAATTATTCAAAGCCCATTTAAAAGTTTTAAAAAAAGAAAATATCAACGGATTTTATTCGGACGATTTTCAACGAACAATTTTAAAATCTTTGGAAGTGGCCATGGAAAAAGAAAACTCGAAAGTTCAGATAGGCGATATATTAACCGCCCTTTCAGAGCACAGTTCCATTTTAAAGAAAATTTTAATTAATTTAAAAATAAAAAAAGAAGACATAGAGAGTTTGACTTCTTGGTTGGAGTCCTTGGAAAAGAAAAATAAAAAGATAAAAAATATTTTAGATTGGCAAAATTTGGCTAAAAAAGGCAGTATAGCCAGAGATTGGGCTTGCGGTTATTCCGTTACTTTGGACAACTTTTCAATTAATATTTCCTCAAGAACCAAATTCAGTAATTTTTCTGAAAGATCGGGGCATAAAAAAGAAATAAAAGCCGTGGAAAGAATTTTAGCTCGAGCAGAAAAAAACAATGTTTTGCTTGTCGGAGAAACGGGCGTGGGCAGAAAAAGCATAGCCTGGGCTTTGGCTGAGCTTAGCGCCCAAGGCAAGTGTTTGCCGGAAGTCAACTACAAAAGAGTCATCGAATTGGACATGGCAACTCTTTTGGCAAGGACGCAAAACTTGGAAGAAACAGAGATTATCTTAGACAGGGTTTTTAAAGAGGTGGTTTCGACCGGAAACATTATTTTGGTTATTGATGATTTTCATAATTATATTGGTAAGGAAGCCAAGCCCGGCGTTGTCGATATTGCCGGAATTATTTCCAAATATTTAAATCTTACCAATTTTCCGGTAATAGCGATTGTCACTCCCGAAGGACTTCATAATTGCTTGGAGCAAAATACCGCTATTTTATCTCTTTTCGAAAAAGTCGAAGTTTTTCAAATTTCTAAAAAAGAGGCCTTGCGAATAATAGAAGACCTGTCTTTGATTTTAGAAAAAAAATATAAAAAATTTATTTCTTATCTTGCCCTGAAAGACATAATAGATTTTTGCGATAAATATATGGGAGACGTTCCTTTTCCTAAAAAGGCGATTGATTTGTTAAACGAGGCAATGGTTGAGGTTGCTTTGGAAAAAGGAAAAATAATTTTGCCTGAACACGTAGCAAGATTGTTTTCAGAAAAAACGGAAATTCCGGTCGGTGAAATAGAAACCAAAGAAAAAGAAACTTTGTTAAATCTTGAAGAATTAATTCATCAAAGAATTATCAATCAAGAGGAAGCGGTAAGCGAAGTGAGTGCGGCCTTAAGAAGGGCAAGAGTTGATATTACAATAAGAAAAGGTCCCATGGGAGCATTTTTATTTTTGGGACCCACCGGTGTCGGAAAAACCGAAACCGTAAAAGCCCTGGCTGAAGTTTATTTCGGTTCAGCCCAAAGAATGATAAGGCTGGATATGTCCGAATTTCAAGCATTAGACGACATTAAAAGACTGCTTGGCCAAAGAGGAGAGGAGGGATTTTTAACTACCAGGGTGAGAGAAAATCCTTTTTCCCTCATTCTTTTAGATGAATTTGAAAAGGCGCATTCGGATATTTTAAATCTTTTTTTACAAGTTTTTGATGAAGGTTTTTTAACCGACGGCATGGGAAGAAAGGTTTATTTTCAAAACACCATTATTATTGCAACTTCCAATGCCGGATACTCGGTGATTCTGGATGCCTTTAAAAATAAAACTCCTTTTTCGAAAGTGAAAACTCTGCTTTTAGATTTTATATTCCAAAATAAAATTTTCCGTCCCGAGCTGGTCAATCGGTTTGATGCAGTTGTTATTTTCAAACCCCTGAGCAGGGAAAATTTAATAGCGATAGCCGAGCTTTTGCTTTTAAAATTAAAAGAAAATTTAAAAAGAAAAGAAATTGATTTTGTTATTACTCCGGACCTTAAAGAAAAAATAGTTGACATGGGATACAATCCTATTTTTGGCGCCCGAGAAATGAAAAGAGTGATTCAGGATAAAATAGAAAATAAATTTGCCGAAGCCATTTTAAAAGAAGAAGTGAAAAGAGGATATAGCGTAAAAATTAATCCGGATAATTTTGAAATTTTGATTAACGAGTAAAATTTTTAAATTTAACAGCAATTAACTTTATAAATAGCCTTAAAACGGCTATTTTTACGTTGTGGATAATTTGTGGAAAAAAAGCGTTTTTTTTGGTGTTGACACAATGGGTCTTGGTGGAATATTATGAATGCGTAAAGGAAAATTGTGGATAAAAGTGGGAAAACACCCCAGATCTGGGGAAAAAACATGTTTATTGGCGAATATTCTCATACAATAGATTCAAAAAAAAGATTAGCCATTCCTTCTAAGTTCAGAAAGGAGTTGGGAGATAAGGCAATTATTACAAGGGGAATTGATAATTGTTTAGTTGTCTATCCGATAAAAGAATGGGAGGATTTCGCAAAAAAACTTGGCTCTTTACCGGCGACCCAAGCTGATGCCAGGAAATTTTCTCGGATTATGCTGGCCGGAGCAATGGATTCGAAATTGGATAATTTGGGAAGAATTTTAATTCCCGATTATTTAAAAGATTATGCTTCCTTAAAAAAAGACGCGGTGATAATCGGTTTTTTTAACAAATTGGAAATTTGGGACGAAGCAAATTGGCAGGAGTATAAAAAGAAAACTGAAATGTCGGTAGGGGATATCGCCGAGCGATTAAAAGAGATGGGAGTTTAATCTTTCGGGGAATCCCCGAAAGATGAGAATTTCAAAGGGGTGCCCCCTTTGGTCGCCCCGATTTATCGGGGAGAAATATAATTTATTTATGCATGTCCCAGTTTTACAAAAAGAAATAATTGATTTTTTATCCCCCAAGCCCGGCGAAAATTTAATTGATTGCACTTTAGGGGAGGGAGGACATTCTTTGATAATTTTAGAAAGAATTTTACCCGAAGGAAAAATTTTAGGCATAGATTGGGACCTGGAGATGATAAATAATTTTCAGGAAAGAATTAAGGAAGATCGGGAAAAAAAAGATAATTTTATTCTTGTTTGCGACAATTTTGCGAATTTGAAAAAGATCGTTGAAAAAAATAATTTTAAACCGGACCTTATATTGCTTGACCTTGGTTTTTCAAGCTGGCACCTGGAAAACAGCAAAAAAGGATTTTCTTTCCAGAAACAGGAAACACTGGATATGAGGTATAATTCCGGGGGCAGCGGACTTCAAGCGAGCGATGTGGTAAATAAATTTTCTCAAAGCGAAATCGAAAAAATTTTAAGAGAATACGGCGAGGAACGGTTTGCCAAAAAGATTGCTTCTCGGATAGTCAAAGAAAGAGACGGGTCTCCAATTGAAAGTACGACAGACCTGGTAGGAATAATTGAAAAAGCAACGCCCCTTTGGTACCAAAAAAGAAAAATTCATTTTGCCACCCTTACTTTTCAAGCCCTAAGAATATTCGTCAACAAAGAGATAGAAAACCTTGAAACCGTTTTGGCCGAATCAATGGAAGTTCTGAATCCAAAAGGAAGGTTGGCAATAATTTCCTTCCATTCCTTGGAAGACAGAGCCGTTAAAAATTTTTTTAAAGAAAAAGAAAGGCAAGAAATAATAAAAATTTTAACCAAAAAGCCGGTAATCCCGGGCGAACAAGAGTTAAAAATAAATCCCCGTTCTCGTTCCGCAAAATTGAGAGTCGCGGAGAAAAAAAATTAAAAAATGAAAAAATTTACGTCAAAAACAATAGCCATCGCTTTTCCCTTGAGAACCATAGCTTTTTTAAGGCTTCTCAGTTTAATTTCCCTTCTTTGAATCGTAGTATTTGTTATTTTTTATATTTTTCAGGTAAGCCAGCAAATTCAAGAGAAATCCCTGATTCTTAACTTTGAAGAAAAGAAAAAAGAACTTTATAATGAGAATGGAAGCTTGGAATTGGCTTTTTCCCAAAAAAATTATTTAAAAAATGTTGAAAAATCATTTGAAGAGCTGGGTTTTGAAAAAATAGCTAAGGTAGATTATATAAAAGTTTTGGATACTTCTTTTGCAGTTAAACAATAGAAATCCATGGGCTTACGCCCGTAGTTTTAGAGCAAGAAAATATAAAATGAGGAATTTGCGAGCCAGTTTAATTTTTATCATAATTTTTATTTTCGGAGCGACTATTATAGGTCGCTTGTTTTATATCCAAATTTTAAAACATAAAGATTATTTGGCTTTGGCCAAGGGTCAGCAGGTGTTATTTGAATCGATAAACCCGAACCGCGGAGAAATCTTTGCTCGAGACAAAAGCGACGGATATTATATTTTAGCCACCAATAAAGAATCAAGCTATGTTTTAGCTTCACCGGAGGAAATATCAAATCAAGAAGAAACGGCTGAAAAATTATCTAAAATTATTAATTTGGAAAAAGATAAAATTTTAGAGGCATTTAATCAACAGGGAAGCGCTTTTGTTTCTATCAAGGAAGATTTAACAAAGGAAGAAAAAGAAAGCATTAAAAATTTAAAAATTAAAGGAATTTATTTGAACGATAAAATTTTACGTTATTATCCTGAAGGCGAGTTTTGTTCAAATATTCTGGGATTTTTAGGAGGAGAGGGCATTGGCCAATATGGAATTGAAGCTTTTTACAATAAAGAATTAAGCGGCCAGGAAGGTTTGATAAGGGGAGAGAAAAGCTCAAGAGGGGATTTGGTTTTTTTTGATTCGGAAAAATCTTCTTTGCCCGAAGAAGGGTTTGACCTTATATTGAACATTGATTTTTACATTCAATTAAAAGCCGAGGAATTATTAAAGCGAGCCAAAGAAGATTTGGACATTGAAAACGGTCAGATCATAGTAGCAGAGCCAAAAACCGGAAAAATAATTGCCATGACTTCTCTTTTTAATTTTAACCCCAACGAATATTCAAAATACGATTTTTCGATTTTTATTAATTCTGTATCTCAAAAAATATTTGAACCAGGTTCCGTTTTTAAACCCATTACCATGGCAATAGGCTTGGAAGAGGGAAAAATTACGCCTCAAACCACTTATATTGATGAAGGTTTTGTGAAGGTAGGACCTGACACAATTTACAATTACGACAGAAGAACTTACGGAGAGCGTACGATGACTGAGGTTTTAGAGAAATCAATTAATACGGGCGCGGTTTTCGTGGAAGAGCAAATTCCCCATGACGTTTTTTTGAATTATATTGAAAAATTTGGAATTTTCGATAAAACTAACATTGATTTGCAAAGCGAAGTTTCTTCCAAAAACGAAGAATTAAAAAAAGGATATGAATTAAATTTTATCACCGCTGCTTTCGGGCAGGGAATAGAAATGACGCCGATTCAGTTGGTCAGGGCTTTTTCTTCAATAGCTAATGGCGGGAAGTTAATGAAGCCTTATCTGGTGGAAAAGATTATTAAAAAAAACGGCCAAACCATAGAGGTTCAACCGGAAACTCAAAATCCTTCAGTTATTTCTCAAAATACCGCCTCCAAAGTAACGGCAATGTTGGTCAGCGTAGTTGAAAACGGATTTGGCAAGAAAGCCAAAGTTCCGGGTTATTATGTTGCAGGCAAAACAGGCACTGCCCAAGTTTCCTGGTCTTCTATGGGAATTAATAAAGCCGGTTATTCCGATAAAACCGTTCAATCCTTTATCGGTTTTGCTCCTGCTTTTGACCCTAAATTTTTAATTTTAATTAAGCTGGACAATCCCAAAACTAAAACCGCCGAATATTCGGCAGTCCCCATTTTCCATGATTTGGCAAAATATATAGTTGATTATTATCAAATACCGCCCGATTACGAAGAGTAGGAGAAATAGACAATATCAATAAATTATGTTAAAATTTTAAAAGTAATAAGGGCCCCATCGTCTAGTGGCCCAGGACATCGCCCTCTCACGGCGGTAACAGGGGTTCAAATCCCCTTGGGGCTACAAGTCTCCTCCTACGTTGAAACTTCGGACGGACAAAGCCCACCATCCTACGCTAAAGCTTCGGAATGGCAAGCCAGCAACAGCCGCTTTTCAATAAAGCGGTTTTTTGGTAGAATGAGAGAAAGGTCGTATTATTAAAAAAATTAATTTAAATCCATGCATATTATTAGTAAATCAACCTCAGACTTGATTATATATATAGGAATAGTAGTTTCCATAATAGGTTCTATTATTATAATGAAAAGAATTAAAGCAAAATTAGCGGTAGGGCAAGTATCTCAAGAACCTTTAACAAAAGATGAAAGAATTAAAATTTGGATATTAGCTCTTTTTAATCCAATTTGGACGGACATTATTTTATATTTTGGATGGAGAAAGAGTTTACCCATAAAAGCGAAAAATGCAAACTTAATATGTTTTATCACTTTCTTTCTTTGGCTCGCACTGAGCTATTTAATTGGATTTCCGGTTAGGATTAATTAGTTATAAAAATATTATTAATTTTAATATTTTATTTAAAAAAATTATTAAATAAAAAACATGCAATCAAAAAATTTAAATCCTAAATATACTACTATTATTGGTGCAATTTTAGCAGTAATAGGTTTCGCATACATGACTATAACGGGGACACCCGATGTTATTATTACGTTTTTTACCTTTTTCTTGGGTATATTTTTGTTCATTATAGGAATAGTTGGTTTATTGGTAAATTGGTATAAAGGAAAAAAAACCAGCCAACTTTAAATGTCTGATAATTTATAATACTTTTAAGCAAGAACCAAACTAGACATATAAATCTTTCCAGATTTAATAATTTTAGTTCTAAAAATCGCCAATAAAGCGGTTTTTTGGTAGAATAAAGTAATAATAAACCAAATGCAGATTCAACATTTAGCATTATTTATTTTAGGTTTTATTTTACAAGCATTTTTGTTAGTTAGAAATACTGAATATAAGAGATTTTTAGCATTATTAAAATTTGTTACTATTCTTACTTTCTTTATCTTTATTTGGTTTGCGATTAAAGCAAATTATTATACCCCCCAAGGCTTCATTATTATTTTCATTTTTGTTTTTACGATTTTATTTTTAGCTGTTTTTATAAAAGATTTTTTGATTCAAATTAACGAACTTATTTTATTGTCTTTTACTTTAATTTTTTGGTATGTATTTTTGCTAAGATTTCAATTTAATCCTTTTTTAATAATATGTGCATTACCACCTACGATTGGAGTAATTTTTGTTTCTTTTACAAAGTTTCAATTAAAAAATTATCAGAAATTAATGCTTTATTTATGGTTTTTAGTTATTGATGTTTTTTTACTAACTCATTATTTCATTCGTGGAAGTTTTTTTTCATTTAGTTTTACTGAAAAAATCGGGCAGGTTTCCCTAATTAACTCTTTTTTTATGGGTGCAACCTTTCTGTATCTTGCCTGTAATGTATTGTGCTTTTTCTTATTTTTTACTGTAATTCAAGGAGGAAAAAGTTTTAGACTTCAACCATTTAAACAAACAATGCAGGCAATAATAAAAAATACTCAGCCTATTATTGCCAAATATTCAAACGAAGAATCAAAAACTTTGCATTCCTTAATGTTAATTATATTGCAGGGTAGTTTTCTTGCATTAAACTACTTATATAAATTTATTCCAGACTCTTTAATAATTAGTCTTTTTGTAACAATTATTCCTCAATTATTATTAATAAAAAGCGGTAGCTTAAAGGAACCTATAAATTCTATATCGCCAAACAGGCTCTAACACTGTTTGGGAAGGGGAGCTAAATCCATTATATAAACCCTCTTATCTTCCATAATCCTGGTTTTAATTCTTCGGGAATACTCATGACAGGTTCTTCGATGGGCTCAGGACAAGAATCGTTCGCTAGAGCGAGGAGTAACTGGTTGGAGTATCCCTTGCCAAAGCTTCAAATCTTCTATAATTTGGTTCCAACTTGCCCTCACGAAGTCTACAAAATAAAAAGAGCTACAAATCAGCTCTTTTTTCGTATATAATTAATTAACATGAATAAAAGGTTTTTTTACGGAGTTTGCACATTGGCGGGAACGATTATCGGAGTCGGTCTTTTTTCTTTGCCTTACATCGCTTATCAGGCGGGAATTTGGATGATGCTTTTTTATTTTTTGGCTTTAGGGACTTTAACTGTTATTGTTCATTTGTTATTTGGAGAAGTATCAATTGCGACTCCAGATTATTTAAGATTTGCTGGTTTTGCCCGGCTTCATCTTGGAAAGACGGCGGAAAAAATTTCTTTAGTTTCCATTATTCTGGGACTTTTTGGCGCTAATTTGGCTTATTTAATCATTGGCGGAAAATTTTTAAGCATTTTGCTGGGCTTTCAAAATGAATTATTCGGCGTTATTTTATATTTTATTTTCGGCTCTTTACTTATTTATTTTGGCATTAAAGCCATTTCTCGGGTGGAATTCTGGGGACTGATTATTTTTTTCATAATTTTGTTCGTTATATTTTTAAACTCTGTTCCATTTTTTAAAATAGAAAACTTATTCTTATCCAGCCCTAAAAAAGATTTATTTTTACCATACGGTCCGATTTTATTTGCTTTATGGGGCGCGGCTTTAATTCCTGAAGTGGAAGAAATGCTGGGAAAAGATAAAAAACTTTTAAGAAAAATAATTTTCATTGCCCTTTTAATTCCAATAATCACTTATTTGGCTTTTACTTTTTTGGTTACGGGAGTTACGGGTTCCGGCACTTCCCAGGAAGCAATAGAAGGATTAAAAAACATTCTTGGCCCAAAGACGATAGTTTTGGCTTTGTTTTTCGGCCTTTTAACTACTTTTACTTCTTTTATCAGTATTGGTTTGACCTTAAGAAAAGTTTTTAATTATGACTTGAAAATAAATAAAAAAGTTTCTTCCGCAATAGTTTGTTTCACGCCCCTCATTCTTTTTTTAATAGGTTTCAAAAATTTTATTGATGTGATATCTTTTGTCGGAGGAATTACCGTCGGCATTGACGGAATTTTGATTATTTTAATGTACCAAAAAATAAAACAAAAAAAGTTTTCTTTGTTCGCGTATCCCTTAATTTTAATTTTTATTTTGGGAATTATTTATCAAATAATATATTTTTTAAAATAAAAAATCATGCTTTTGCTTAATATTATAATTTTTATTTTTTCTTGTACCTTGCTTTTATTAATGGGAAAATGG
Coding sequences within it:
- a CDS encoding dCMP deaminase family protein, which produces MERPCKEKYYLNIAREVAQRSTCLRVKIGAVIVRDDQIIATGYAGAPRKTLDCYERGFCLRNQLNIPHGQRYELCRSCHAEQNAIINSARAGVSLLGGDMYQYAQDKEGKVIDGLPCFICKKMIINAGLNRMICSNKEGDYKIFNIKDWVKDWQENDIVDDKNQYGIDQN
- a CDS encoding FAD-dependent thymidylate synthase gives rise to the protein MVKIGFLEDEPIIIAAVAAKISQTPFEKGSIEDLYEECRGKKLEEEVKRLERNGEKEKAKELEKEIKRRIANSREMVNAIIEKSGHLIFGEFLPYAVFMEGLSRFAALYLWRNVNAQNLVYGAGLEASFRVMRPNRYNTAVSELGKIAFEVYEKAVEQGVPEQDARYLLPEGTLTRMIFTAPPRHLLKLGNNLCDSPLIELKEIGSEINSIVSKEFGLKMPKEKPASEWNFWEYKSHPLKEEISLNYGRKEHSISLQMRIKGSLAMYAQLVRQRQILCDIESLARIVGKGVFVLPASFPESIKKEYQEIASIAIGKQMKLLMNKDPDFVYFLLLGQEAWADIYGRGFSVLETSKSRSEGVAQWEIRNKVGIPLTRKLLKHPSITGNNKEIGPRCYRERRCIEPATFKTKKNICKAFLRDQGIWKGSLPALLDTLEEKYTTFKA
- the rsmH gene encoding 16S rRNA (cytosine(1402)-N(4))-methyltransferase RsmH — translated: MHVPVLQKEIIDFLSPKPGENLIDCTLGEGGHSLIILERILPEGKILGIDWDLEMINNFQERIKEDREKKDNFILVCDNFANLKKIVEKNNFKPDLILLDLGFSSWHLENSKKGFSFQKQETLDMRYNSGGSGLQASDVVNKFSQSEIEKILREYGEERFAKKIASRIVKERDGSPIESTTDLVGIIEKATPLWYQKRKIHFATLTFQALRIFVNKEIENLETVLAESMEVLNPKGRLAIISFHSLEDRAVKNFFKEKERQEIIKILTKKPVIPGEQELKINPRSRSAKLRVAEKKN
- a CDS encoding penicillin-binding protein 2; translation: MRNLRASLIFIIIFIFGATIIGRLFYIQILKHKDYLALAKGQQVLFESINPNRGEIFARDKSDGYYILATNKESSYVLASPEEISNQEETAEKLSKIINLEKDKILEAFNQQGSAFVSIKEDLTKEEKESIKNLKIKGIYLNDKILRYYPEGEFCSNILGFLGGEGIGQYGIEAFYNKELSGQEGLIRGEKSSRGDLVFFDSEKSSLPEEGFDLILNIDFYIQLKAEELLKRAKEDLDIENGQIIVAEPKTGKIIAMTSLFNFNPNEYSKYDFSIFINSVSQKIFEPGSVFKPITMAIGLEEGKITPQTTYIDEGFVKVGPDTIYNYDRRTYGERTMTEVLEKSINTGAVFVEEQIPHDVFLNYIEKFGIFDKTNIDLQSEVSSKNEELKKGYELNFITAAFGQGIEMTPIQLVRAFSSIANGGKLMKPYLVEKIIKKNGQTIEVQPETQNPSVISQNTASKVTAMLVSVVENGFGKKAKVPGYYVAGKTGTAQVSWSSMGINKAGYSDKTVQSFIGFAPAFDPKFLILIKLDNPKTKTAEYSAVPIFHDLAKYIVDYYQIPPDYEE
- the mraZ gene encoding division/cell wall cluster transcriptional repressor MraZ, with amino-acid sequence MFIGEYSHTIDSKKRLAIPSKFRKELGDKAIITRGIDNCLVVYPIKEWEDFAKKLGSLPATQADARKFSRIMLAGAMDSKLDNLGRILIPDYLKDYASLKKDAVIIGFFNKLEIWDEANWQEYKKKTEMSVGDIAERLKEMGV
- a CDS encoding AAA family ATPase, whose amino-acid sequence is MFNFDLKKAKIYQAVKWSGTFDLFKKLRKLFLVLSFTFILLFVYGFFEDVFIKKILQLLLGSFFISLPLTVIFWTKELFFEEKLKNPKIKDTLEEAIISPSEFNLAEFLSFEAASAVAKSINFAKLKKIPELDSSILGYFILKDNPNLNFIFSRLLLNLKDVKKLFKAHLKVLKKENINGFYSDDFQRTILKSLEVAMEKENSKVQIGDILTALSEHSSILKKILINLKIKKEDIESLTSWLESLEKKNKKIKNILDWQNLAKKGSIARDWACGYSVTLDNFSINISSRTKFSNFSERSGHKKEIKAVERILARAEKNNVLLVGETGVGRKSIAWALAELSAQGKCLPEVNYKRVIELDMATLLARTQNLEETEIILDRVFKEVVSTGNIILVIDDFHNYIGKEAKPGVVDIAGIISKYLNLTNFPVIAIVTPEGLHNCLEQNTAILSLFEKVEVFQISKKEALRIIEDLSLILEKKYKKFISYLALKDIIDFCDKYMGDVPFPKKAIDLLNEAMVEVALEKGKIILPEHVARLFSEKTEIPVGEIETKEKETLLNLEELIHQRIINQEEAVSEVSAALRRARVDITIRKGPMGAFLFLGPTGVGKTETVKALAEVYFGSAQRMIRLDMSEFQALDDIKRLLGQRGEEGFLTTRVRENPFSLILLDEFEKAHSDILNLFLQVFDEGFLTDGMGRKVYFQNTIIIATSNAGYSVILDAFKNKTPFSKVKTLLLDFIFQNKIFRPELVNRFDAVVIFKPLSRENLIAIAELLLLKLKENLKRKEIDFVITPDLKEKIVDMGYNPIFGAREMKRVIQDKIENKFAEAILKEEVKRGYSVKINPDNFEILINE